The following coding sequences lie in one Lelliottia jeotgali genomic window:
- a CDS encoding Oligopeptide transport ATP-binding protein OppD — MTTIPFKEAAPVLRLHNLNVKFAGSPVSVLDGISLTVKSGETLALVGESGCGKSITSLALMGLLPASAQIVSGEMHFRRHDLRKLSPREYADLRGSELAMIFQEPMTSLNPAFTLGDQLSEAVIRHQKMSKTEAMKVALQILEKVQIPAPEMRLKAYPHQLSGGMRQRVMIAMALINHPRLLIADEPTTALDVTIQAQILTLLNTLKAETGTAVLMITHDLGVVAEVAQQVAVMYAGQVVEQGSVESIFADPQHPYTIGLMGSIPSLGARKGQLSTIPGSVPLPESMPKGCRFATRCPFAQTRCHDEKPPLNTLGTAHQVACFRVPLEQHIALGEIA, encoded by the coding sequence ATGACGACGATCCCTTTTAAGGAGGCAGCGCCAGTCCTTCGCCTGCACAATCTCAATGTGAAATTCGCCGGGTCGCCAGTAAGCGTGCTCGACGGTATTTCACTCACCGTCAAATCCGGTGAAACGCTGGCGCTGGTGGGTGAATCTGGTTGCGGAAAAAGTATCACTTCGCTGGCGCTGATGGGGCTACTGCCCGCCAGTGCGCAAATTGTCAGTGGGGAGATGCACTTCCGCCGCCACGATCTGCGCAAGCTCTCCCCGCGTGAATACGCCGATCTTCGCGGTAGCGAACTGGCGATGATTTTTCAGGAGCCGATGACGTCCCTTAACCCGGCTTTCACGCTGGGCGATCAGCTTAGCGAAGCGGTGATTCGCCACCAGAAAATGTCCAAAACTGAAGCGATGAAGGTGGCGCTGCAAATTCTGGAAAAAGTCCAGATCCCGGCCCCGGAAATGCGTCTTAAAGCCTATCCGCACCAGCTTTCCGGCGGGATGCGTCAGCGTGTGATGATTGCGATGGCGCTGATCAACCACCCGCGTCTTCTGATTGCCGATGAACCGACAACGGCGCTGGATGTCACCATTCAGGCGCAAATTCTGACGCTGCTGAATACCTTAAAAGCCGAAACCGGCACCGCCGTGCTGATGATCACTCACGATCTGGGCGTGGTTGCCGAAGTCGCGCAGCAGGTGGCGGTGATGTACGCCGGACAGGTGGTGGAGCAGGGCAGCGTCGAGAGTATCTTTGCCGATCCGCAGCATCCCTACACCATCGGCCTGATGGGGTCTATCCCGTCACTCGGCGCACGAAAAGGCCAGCTTTCCACGATTCCTGGTAGCGTGCCGCTGCCTGAATCCATGCCGAAGGGCTGTCGTTTTGCCACCCGCTGCCCGTTTGCCCAGACCCGTTGTCACGACGAAAAACCACCGCTCAATACGCTGGGAACCGCCCATCAGGTGGCTTGTTTCCGCGTGCCACTTGAGCAACACATTGCGTTGGGAGAAATCGCATGA
- a CDS encoding DNA polymerase III epsilon subunit has protein sequence MTDMSTAITRQIVLDTETTGMNQIGAHYEGHKIIEIGAVEVINRRLTGNNFHVYLKPDRLVDPEAFGVHGIADEFLLDKPTFADVADEFIEYISGAELVIHNASFDIGFMDYEFSKLNRGIPKTNTFCKVTDSLALARKMFPGKRNSLDALCSRYEIDNTKRTLHGALLDAQILADVYLTMTGGQTSMAFSNENDSRQAGDTGIQRVVRQASRLRVILASDEEVAAHESRLDLVQKKGGSCLWRA, from the coding sequence ATGACCGATATGAGCACTGCAATTACACGACAGATCGTCCTCGATACCGAAACCACCGGTATGAACCAGATTGGCGCGCACTACGAAGGGCACAAGATCATTGAGATCGGCGCAGTCGAAGTGATCAACCGTCGTCTCACCGGCAACAATTTCCACGTTTACCTGAAACCCGATCGGCTGGTGGACCCGGAAGCGTTTGGCGTTCACGGAATTGCCGATGAGTTCCTACTGGATAAACCGACGTTCGCAGATGTCGCTGATGAGTTTATCGAATACATCAGCGGGGCGGAGCTGGTCATCCACAACGCATCGTTCGATATCGGCTTTATGGACTATGAATTCAGCAAGCTGAATCGCGGTATTCCAAAAACCAATACCTTCTGCAAAGTCACCGACAGTCTGGCGCTGGCGAGGAAAATGTTCCCCGGCAAGCGCAACAGCCTCGATGCATTGTGCTCGCGCTATGAAATAGACAACACCAAGCGTACGCTGCATGGCGCATTGCTCGATGCCCAGATTCTGGCGGATGTTTATCTGACCATGACGGGTGGGCAAACATCGATGGCCTTTAGCAACGAAAACGATTCACGTCAGGCGGGCGATACTGGAATTCAGCGCGTGGTGCGCCAGGCGAGTCGCCTGCGGGTGATTTTAGCCAGTGATGAAGAGGTCGCGGCCCATGAATCACGTCTCGATCTCGTGCAAAAGAAAGGCGGCAGCTGCCTCTGGCGAGCGTAA
- a CDS encoding SAM-dependent methyltransferase YafE (UbiE), which produces MTTQSHHDNVEKQFGSQANAYLTSAVHASGRDLVRLGERLAAFPHAHVLDLGCGAGHASFVAAQQVAQVTAYDLSRQMLDVVTHAAQDKGLNNITTRQGYAESLPFDDESFEVVISRYSAHHWHDVGQALREIKRVLKPGGIFIIMDIMSPGNPVRDIWLQTVEALRDTSHVRNYSSGEWFAMITEAGLISRSLVTDRLPLEFSSWISRMRTPEALSQAIRLYQESASAEVKAYFELQEEGSFTSDTILAEAQKAG; this is translated from the coding sequence ATGACAACACAATCCCATCATGACAACGTAGAAAAACAGTTCGGCTCTCAGGCAAACGCCTATCTGACCAGCGCGGTACACGCTTCTGGCCGCGATCTGGTGCGTCTTGGCGAGCGACTGGCAGCCTTCCCGCATGCGCACGTTCTCGATTTAGGTTGCGGAGCAGGGCATGCCAGCTTTGTTGCCGCACAGCAGGTCGCGCAGGTGACGGCTTATGACTTATCTCGTCAGATGCTGGATGTTGTTACCCACGCCGCGCAAGATAAAGGGCTGAATAATATTACGACCCGGCAAGGCTACGCTGAGTCCTTGCCGTTTGACGATGAATCTTTTGAGGTTGTGATCAGTCGTTACTCAGCACACCATTGGCACGACGTGGGTCAGGCATTACGCGAAATCAAACGCGTGCTGAAGCCGGGCGGGATTTTTATCATCATGGATATCATGTCGCCGGGAAACCCGGTTCGCGATATTTGGCTGCAGACTGTTGAAGCTCTGCGGGATACTTCACATGTACGAAATTATTCCAGCGGTGAATGGTTCGCGATGATTACTGAGGCGGGGTTAATTTCCCGTTCCCTGGTGACAGATCGATTGCCGCTGGAGTTCTCCTCATGGATTTCGCGTATGCGCACACCAGAGGCATTAAGTCAGGCAATTCGCTTGTATCAGGAGAGTGCCTCGGCAGAAGTGAAGGCGTACTTTGAACTGCAGGAAGAGGGATCGTTTACCAGCGATACAATCCTGGCCGAAGCGCAAAAAGCCGGATAA
- a CDS encoding Ribonuclease HI, with the protein MTKQVEIFTDGSCLGNPGPGGYGAILRYRQHEKTFNEGYRLTTNNRMELMAAIVALEALKEDCDIVISTDSQYVRQGITQWIHNWKKRGWKTADKKPVKNVDLWKRLDAALSHHTIKWEWVKGHAGHPENERCDELAREAAMNPIHDDVGYQPES; encoded by the coding sequence ATGACTAAGCAGGTAGAAATTTTCACCGATGGATCTTGCCTCGGAAATCCAGGGCCGGGCGGCTATGGCGCCATTTTGCGTTACCGTCAGCACGAGAAAACCTTTAATGAAGGCTATCGTCTGACCACCAACAACCGCATGGAGCTGATGGCTGCCATCGTTGCGCTGGAAGCATTAAAAGAAGATTGCGATATCGTGATCAGCACCGACAGCCAGTATGTGCGTCAGGGGATTACTCAGTGGATCCACAACTGGAAAAAGCGTGGCTGGAAAACCGCGGATAAGAAACCGGTTAAGAATGTCGATCTCTGGAAACGTCTGGACGCCGCACTGAGTCATCACACAATCAAGTGGGAATGGGTGAAAGGCCATGCCGGGCATCCGGAAAACGAACGTTGCGACGAGCTTGCGCGTGAAGCAGCGATGAATCCTATTCATGACGACGTGGGTTATCAGCCGGAATCCTGA
- a CDS encoding LysR family transcriptional regulator YafC, whose protein sequence is MKATSEELAIFVAVVESGSFSRAAEQLGQANSAISRSVKKLEMKLGVSLLNRTTRQLSLTEEGERYFRRVQSILQEMAAAETEIMETRSTPRGLLRIDAATPVVLHFLMPLVKPFRERYPEMTLSLVSSETFINLIERKVDVAIRAGTLTDSSLRARPLFTSYRKIIASPDYIAQHGKPETVEELKNHLCLGFTEPLSLNTWPIACSDGQLHEVTSGLSSNSGETLKQLCLSGNGIACLSDYMINKEIARGELVELMEDKRLPVEMPFSAVYYSDRAVSTRIRAFIDFLSDHIKQLPKEL, encoded by the coding sequence ATGAAAGCAACGTCAGAAGAGCTGGCAATCTTCGTGGCCGTCGTAGAAAGCGGAAGTTTTAGCCGGGCCGCAGAGCAGCTAGGACAGGCCAATTCTGCGATCAGCCGTTCCGTTAAAAAGCTGGAAATGAAGCTTGGGGTGAGTTTGCTAAACCGGACAACGCGCCAGCTGAGCCTGACAGAAGAAGGTGAACGCTATTTTCGTCGCGTGCAGTCGATTTTGCAGGAGATGGCCGCAGCAGAAACAGAGATCATGGAAACACGGAGCACACCGCGCGGACTTTTACGCATCGATGCCGCCACTCCGGTCGTGTTACATTTTCTGATGCCATTGGTGAAGCCCTTCCGTGAGCGCTACCCGGAGATGACTCTGTCGCTTGTCTCATCAGAGACGTTCATCAATCTGATCGAGCGGAAAGTGGATGTAGCTATCCGTGCTGGAACACTGACAGACTCTAGCCTTCGCGCTCGTCCACTGTTTACCAGCTACCGTAAAATTATCGCCTCACCCGACTATATCGCCCAGCATGGCAAACCCGAAACGGTAGAAGAGTTAAAAAACCATCTTTGCCTGGGATTCACCGAGCCGTTATCGCTTAACACCTGGCCGATTGCCTGCAGCGATGGCCAGCTTCATGAAGTGACAAGCGGACTGTCTTCTAACAGTGGGGAGACATTAAAACAGCTTTGCCTGAGTGGGAACGGTATTGCTTGCTTGTCTGACTATATGATTAATAAGGAGATTGCGCGGGGTGAACTGGTGGAGTTGATGGAAGATAAACGACTGCCGGTCGAAATGCCGTTCAGTGCAGTGTACTACAGCGATCGCGCAGTCAGTACCCGTATTCGTGCTTTTATCGACTTTCTGAGCGACCATATAAAACAGCTCCCGAAGGAGCTGTAA
- a CDS encoding Lactate-responsive regulator LldR, GntR family: MEKPSRFLANSSTALEQLRGLINQHESTPGIPLPTERELSETLGVGRREVRRALDVLEEEGRIWRKQGKGTFIGPAAPVEPLALQGLVQQTNLLEVMEARLQLEPGLARLAALRATRENLALMQRMLERIDKVSPDDRDLNELWDSAFHRAIAEAAGNRLMLGLFDAIDAVRREPGWQHLRELARTPERVDSYNDHHHKIMTAIIHRQPNEAAAAMREHLQTLQTALIQAINLEDDSLL; encoded by the coding sequence ATGGAAAAACCGTCACGGTTTCTGGCTAATTCCAGCACCGCGCTTGAGCAGTTGCGCGGTCTAATCAACCAGCACGAGTCAACACCAGGCATTCCGCTGCCCACTGAACGTGAGCTGTCGGAAACACTCGGCGTAGGGCGACGCGAAGTTCGCCGTGCGCTGGACGTGCTGGAAGAAGAGGGACGCATCTGGCGCAAGCAGGGCAAAGGCACTTTTATTGGCCCTGCCGCGCCGGTTGAACCTCTGGCGCTTCAGGGGCTGGTACAGCAAACCAATCTGCTGGAAGTGATGGAAGCGCGTCTGCAGCTCGAACCCGGCTTAGCCCGTCTTGCGGCACTGCGTGCCACCAGGGAAAACCTCGCGCTGATGCAGCGCATGCTGGAACGCATCGATAAGGTCAGCCCGGATGACCGCGATCTGAATGAACTGTGGGACAGTGCCTTTCATCGCGCTATTGCCGAAGCCGCGGGCAACCGCCTGATGCTGGGCTTGTTTGATGCCATTGATGCCGTCCGGCGCGAGCCTGGCTGGCAGCATCTGCGTGAGCTGGCGCGAACGCCGGAGCGTGTCGACAGCTACAACGATCATCACCACAAAATCATGACCGCGATTATCCATCGCCAGCCTAATGAAGCAGCCGCCGCCATGCGCGAACACCTGCAAACCCTGCAAACTGCCCTGATCCAGGCCATCAACCTTGAGGATGATTCCCTGTTATGA
- a CDS encoding Exonuclease-Endonuclease-Phosphatase (EEP) domain-containing protein, whose product MPPGSFASLGQALPAGAPLSSDEKIRVLVWNIFKQQRAEWLSVLKNFGKDAHLVLLQEAQTTPELVRFATTNYLAADQVPAFVLPQHPSGVMTLSAAHPVYCCPLREREPILRLAKSALVTVYPLPDTRLLMVVNIHAVNFSLGVDVYSKQLLPIGDQIAHHSGPIIMAGDFNAWSRPRMNALYRFAREMSLREVRFTDDQRRKAFGRPLDFVFYRGLNVHEASVLVTRASDHNPLLVEFSPGKPDK is encoded by the coding sequence TTGCCTCCGGGGTCGTTTGCGAGTCTTGGCCAGGCATTGCCCGCTGGCGCACCGTTAAGCAGTGATGAAAAAATTCGCGTGCTGGTGTGGAACATCTTCAAGCAGCAGCGTGCCGAATGGTTATCCGTCCTGAAGAATTTTGGTAAAGATGCACATCTGGTCTTATTACAGGAGGCGCAAACCACACCTGAATTAGTCCGGTTTGCGACCACAAACTATTTGGCCGCCGACCAGGTTCCGGCCTTTGTATTACCTCAACACCCATCGGGTGTCATGACGCTCTCCGCTGCACACCCGGTTTACTGTTGCCCGCTTCGCGAACGCGAGCCCATCTTGCGTCTGGCAAAATCAGCGCTGGTGACGGTCTATCCTCTGCCGGATACCCGTTTGCTGATGGTGGTGAACATTCACGCCGTGAATTTCAGCCTCGGTGTGGATGTGTACAGTAAGCAGTTACTTCCTATTGGCGATCAGATAGCGCATCACAGTGGGCCGATTATCATGGCGGGGGATTTCAATGCCTGGAGTCGTCCGCGTATGAATGCCCTGTATCGTTTTGCGCGTGAAATGTCCCTGCGCGAAGTGCGTTTTACCGATGACCAGCGGCGTAAAGCGTTCGGTCGCCCGCTTGATTTTGTCTTCTATCGTGGTTTGAACGTGCATGAAGCCTCCGTGCTGGTGACGCGCGCCTCCGATCACAATCCACTACTAGTCGAATTCAGTCCCGGCAAACCTGATAAGTAA
- a CDS encoding drug efflux protein, which translates to MPLALLALTISAFAIGTTEFVIVGLVPTIADQLSITLPSAGLLVSIYALGVAIGAPVLTALTGRFPRKQLLMALMVLFTAGNILAWQAPDYTTLVIARLLTGLAHGVFFSIGSTIATSLVPKEKAASAIAIMFGGLTVALVTGVPLGTFIGQHFGWRETFLAVSLLGVIALIASAILVPSNIPSRASASLRDQIKVLTHPRLLIIYAITALGYGGVFTAFTFLAPMMQDLAGFSPSAVSWILLGYGVSVAIGNIWGGKLADKHGAVPALKFIFAALVVLLMVFQFTASIQYAALGTILVMGIFAFGNVPGLQVYVVQKAEQYTPNAVDVASGLNIAAFNIGIALGSIIGGQTVEHFGLAQTPWIGAVIVMAAFLLIGVSGRLDKPARVALG; encoded by the coding sequence ATGCCACTGGCGCTTCTTGCCCTGACGATCAGTGCCTTCGCAATTGGCACGACTGAGTTTGTTATTGTGGGCCTCGTTCCTACGATTGCCGATCAACTATCAATTACCCTGCCTTCTGCGGGATTGCTGGTCTCTATTTACGCGCTGGGTGTGGCGATTGGCGCACCGGTTTTGACGGCGCTGACCGGGCGTTTCCCACGCAAACAGCTGTTGATGGCGCTAATGGTGCTGTTCACAGCCGGTAATATTCTTGCCTGGCAGGCCCCGGACTACACTACTCTGGTGATTGCCCGACTGCTGACCGGCCTCGCTCATGGTGTGTTTTTCTCTATCGGCTCAACCATTGCGACCAGCCTGGTGCCAAAAGAGAAAGCGGCATCTGCCATAGCCATTATGTTCGGCGGTTTGACAGTTGCACTGGTGACCGGCGTTCCGCTGGGTACGTTTATTGGTCAGCATTTTGGCTGGCGTGAAACCTTCCTGGCAGTTTCTCTGTTGGGTGTGATCGCCCTGATTGCCAGCGCGATCCTGGTGCCTTCGAATATTCCCAGCCGTGCGAGTGCCAGCCTTCGCGATCAGATTAAAGTGCTGACACATCCTCGTCTGTTGATCATCTATGCCATCACGGCGTTAGGCTATGGGGGAGTCTTTACAGCATTTACTTTCCTGGCCCCGATGATGCAGGACCTGGCGGGCTTCTCGCCGAGCGCGGTGAGCTGGATCTTATTGGGATACGGCGTTTCTGTGGCGATCGGTAATATCTGGGGCGGAAAACTCGCCGATAAGCACGGCGCTGTGCCTGCTCTGAAATTCATTTTCGCGGCTCTGGTTGTGCTCCTGATGGTGTTCCAGTTTACAGCCTCCATTCAGTATGCAGCGCTGGGCACTATTCTGGTGATGGGGATCTTTGCTTTTGGTAATGTACCCGGCCTGCAGGTCTACGTGGTTCAGAAAGCCGAGCAGTACACGCCGAATGCCGTTGATGTTGCGTCTGGTTTAAACATTGCTGCGTTTAATATTGGCATCGCGCTTGGCTCAATTATCGGTGGCCAAACGGTTGAACATTTTGGTTTGGCGCAGACACCGTGGATTGGCGCCGTAATCGTAATGGCTGCCTTCCTGCTGATTGGCGTCAGCGGACGCCTGGATAAACCTGCTCGCGTCGCACTGGGATAA
- a CDS encoding SAM-dependent methyltransferase, translating to MKPARIPQIVSAPEHWSQLRWGEHYREALERQLNPWFAKMYGFHLLKIGNLSAEINSESCAISHQVNVSLNGHPLQVKADPLHLPFAEKSVDACLMAHTLPWCTDPHRLLREADRVLIDDGWLVLSGFNPMSLMGLRKLVPVLRRTSPYNSRMFTFTRQLDWLSLLNFEVMYYSGFQVLPWAGKGGKMLTTHLPALGCMQLIVARKRTVPLTLNPMKQSKSKAQIRQTVGATRQYRKP from the coding sequence ATGAAGCCGGCAAGGATACCTCAGATTGTCTCAGCGCCAGAACACTGGTCTCAGTTGCGATGGGGTGAACACTATCGCGAAGCGCTGGAGCGTCAGCTCAATCCCTGGTTTGCCAAAATGTATGGTTTTCATCTGCTTAAGATTGGCAATCTGAGCGCGGAAATCAACTCTGAAAGCTGTGCCATCTCCCATCAGGTAAATGTGTCACTTAACGGTCATCCTCTTCAGGTTAAAGCCGATCCGCTCCATTTGCCATTCGCTGAGAAATCTGTCGACGCCTGTTTGATGGCCCACACCTTGCCCTGGTGTACGGATCCGCACCGTTTGCTGCGTGAAGCCGATCGGGTGCTGATTGATGATGGCTGGCTGGTGCTGAGCGGTTTCAATCCGATGAGCCTGATGGGGCTGCGCAAGCTGGTGCCGGTTTTACGCCGCACGTCACCTTATAATAGCCGCATGTTTACCTTCACCCGTCAGCTCGACTGGCTGTCATTGCTGAATTTTGAAGTGATGTATTACAGTGGCTTCCAGGTGTTACCCTGGGCGGGGAAGGGCGGAAAAATGCTGACAACGCATCTGCCAGCACTGGGATGTATGCAGCTCATCGTGGCGCGTAAGCGAACGGTTCCTCTTACGCTGAATCCGATGAAGCAGAGCAAATCAAAAGCACAAATCCGTCAGACCGTCGGAGCAACGCGGCAGTACCGAAAACCCTGA
- a CDS encoding Hydroxyacylglutathione hydrolase, producing the protein MNLISIPAFQDNYIWVLVDDERHCIIVDPGDAAPVLKAIEENGWQPEAILLTHHHNDHVGGVPALRAKFPHLVVYGPQETHDKGTTRVVKDGEKVIIRGCELSVFATPGHTSGHISFFSFPYLFCGDTMFSGGCGRLFEGTPTQMYQSFQKINALPDETLICCAHEYTLANMKFSLSILPEDPAIQDYYHKVNELRVKKQNTLPVILKNERKINLFLRIDDIDLINKINQETNLQQPEERFAWLRSKKDNF; encoded by the coding sequence ATGAATCTTATCAGTATTCCCGCGTTTCAGGACAACTACATCTGGGTTTTAGTCGACGACGAGCGGCACTGCATTATTGTCGACCCAGGTGACGCGGCACCGGTATTGAAAGCGATTGAGGAAAACGGCTGGCAGCCAGAAGCCATTTTACTGACTCACCATCATAACGATCACGTTGGTGGCGTTCCTGCCCTGCGGGCTAAATTTCCGCATCTGGTGGTATACGGACCGCAGGAGACACACGATAAAGGTACGACACGCGTAGTCAAAGATGGCGAAAAAGTCATCATACGGGGATGCGAATTGTCTGTATTTGCCACACCAGGTCACACTTCCGGACACATTTCTTTCTTCAGTTTTCCTTATCTTTTTTGCGGAGATACGATGTTCTCTGGTGGCTGTGGAAGATTGTTTGAAGGCACACCAACGCAGATGTATCAATCATTCCAGAAGATTAACGCCCTTCCTGACGAAACCCTCATTTGTTGCGCACATGAGTATACATTAGCAAATATGAAGTTTTCATTGAGTATCCTTCCTGAGGATCCTGCGATTCAGGATTATTACCACAAAGTGAATGAGTTACGGGTAAAAAAACAAAATACACTGCCCGTAATTCTGAAAAATGAGCGCAAAATAAATTTATTTCTAAGAATCGATGATATTGATTTAATTAATAAAATTAACCAAGAAACAAATTTGCAACAACCTGAAGAGCGTTTTGCATGGTTACGGTCAAAGAAAGATAACTTCTGA
- a CDS encoding Membrane-bound lytic murein transglycosylase D precursor produces MDDGTSFAQDQDLWASISDELKMGIPENNRIRDQKQKYLSNKSYLHDVTLRAEPYMYWIAGQVKKRNMPMELVLLPIVESAFDPHATSGANAAGIWQIIPSTGRNYGLKQTRGYDARRDVVASTTAALDMMQRLNKMFDGDWLLTVAAYNSGEGRVLKAMKANKSRGKPTDFWSLSLPQETKLYVPKMLALSDILKNSKRYGVKLPSSDESRALARVSLSSPVEMKQVADMTGMSVQKLKTFNAGVKGSTLGANGPQYVLVPQKHAAQLRDSLASGEIAAVQSTLIADASSVTSRSYKVRSGDTISGIASRLGVSTKDLQQWNNLRGSNLKVGQNLTVGAGSSAQRLARNSDSITYRVRKGDSLSSIAKTHGVNIKDVMRWNDDTGNLQPGDQLTLFVKNNATPDS; encoded by the coding sequence ATGGACGATGGGACGTCATTCGCGCAGGATCAGGACTTGTGGGCCTCTATTAGCGACGAGCTGAAGATGGGAATTCCGGAAAACAACCGGATTCGCGACCAAAAACAGAAGTATTTAAGTAATAAGAGCTATCTCCACGATGTAACTTTACGGGCAGAGCCGTATATGTACTGGATAGCAGGGCAAGTTAAGAAACGTAACATGCCTATGGAACTGGTACTACTACCCATAGTGGAGAGCGCTTTTGACCCGCACGCGACGTCTGGCGCCAATGCCGCAGGCATTTGGCAGATCATTCCGAGCACAGGGCGCAATTATGGTTTGAAACAGACACGCGGCTACGATGCGCGTCGTGATGTAGTCGCTTCAACGACTGCCGCTCTCGACATGATGCAACGTCTGAATAAGATGTTTGACGGCGACTGGTTGTTAACGGTTGCAGCGTATAACAGCGGTGAAGGTCGTGTCCTGAAGGCAATGAAAGCGAACAAATCTCGTGGCAAACCCACCGATTTTTGGTCACTCTCACTACCACAGGAAACTAAGCTTTACGTACCGAAGATGTTGGCTTTGAGCGATATACTCAAAAACAGCAAACGTTATGGCGTCAAACTGCCTTCGTCCGACGAAAGTCGCGCACTGGCACGAGTCAGCCTCAGCAGCCCGGTTGAAATGAAACAGGTCGCTGATATGACGGGTATGTCGGTACAAAAGCTGAAGACCTTTAATGCTGGCGTGAAGGGTTCTACGCTGGGCGCGAATGGGCCACAGTATGTTCTCGTTCCGCAGAAACACGCAGCACAGCTTCGTGATTCTCTGGCATCAGGTGAAATTGCGGCTGTTCAGTCAACGCTGATTGCAGACGCGTCATCCGTTACCAGCCGTAGCTACAAGGTTCGTTCAGGTGATACGATTTCAGGCATTGCATCACGTCTCGGCGTGAGCACTAAAGATCTGCAGCAGTGGAATAATCTGCGCGGTTCAAATCTGAAAGTTGGCCAGAACCTGACGGTTGGCGCAGGCAGCAGTGCGCAGCGTCTCGCCCGTAACAGCGATAGCATTACTTATCGTGTACGTAAGGGTGATTCGTTGTCCAGTATCGCGAAAACGCACGGCGTGAACATCAAAGATGTGATGCGCTGGAACGATGATACAGGCAATCTGCAGCCAGGCGATCAGCTGACGTTGTTTGTGAAAAACAACGCGACGCCAGATTCCTGA
- a CDS encoding Oligopeptide transport ATP-binding protein OppF yields the protein MTTPILEARDLSKLFPGPKKLFTPARFVTAVDRVSLAVMPGETLAIVGESGSGKSTLGRLLLRLLAASEGRVFYQGEEITHASGSRLNQLRRELQIIFQDPFASLNPRMTVEQIVGEPLWLHQNMKKPDRQYRVAELLKTVGLPAAWAGRYPHEFSGGQRQRIGIARALASGPKLLLGDEPVSALDVSVQAQVVNLLESLKHQLGLTMVIVAHGLAVIRHMSDRVAVMYLGQIVELATVDEIFDAPLHPYTQALIASAPQMQPGMQRETPLLQGDLPNPANPPSGCRFHTRCPYVTDECRQVEPITQVLDGGRQVSCHRWQDINRDRSVIQIAPPSAAFLRRRALFEHAASLSSLPARNS from the coding sequence ATGACCACCCCGATTCTTGAAGCCCGTGATTTGAGCAAACTTTTTCCCGGCCCGAAAAAGCTGTTTACCCCGGCGCGTTTTGTGACAGCGGTAGACCGGGTGTCACTCGCCGTAATGCCTGGCGAAACGCTGGCGATTGTCGGCGAGTCCGGCTCTGGTAAATCCACCCTTGGGCGTTTACTGCTCCGCCTGCTGGCGGCCAGCGAAGGGCGCGTTTTTTATCAGGGGGAAGAGATCACCCATGCGTCCGGTTCGCGCCTTAACCAGCTTCGCCGCGAGCTGCAAATCATCTTCCAGGACCCGTTTGCTTCGCTCAATCCGCGCATGACGGTAGAACAGATCGTCGGTGAGCCTTTGTGGCTTCACCAGAATATGAAAAAGCCAGATCGGCAGTATCGCGTAGCGGAACTGCTGAAAACCGTCGGGCTGCCTGCGGCCTGGGCCGGGCGCTATCCGCACGAATTTTCCGGCGGACAGCGTCAGCGTATCGGTATTGCGCGTGCGTTAGCCTCTGGGCCAAAACTGCTTCTGGGCGATGAACCTGTTTCCGCGCTGGACGTGTCCGTCCAGGCGCAGGTGGTGAATTTACTCGAAAGTCTGAAGCACCAGCTCGGACTGACAATGGTGATCGTCGCTCACGGTCTGGCGGTGATTCGTCACATGAGCGACCGCGTAGCGGTGATGTATCTCGGCCAGATTGTCGAGCTGGCGACCGTCGATGAAATTTTTGACGCACCGCTGCACCCGTATACTCAGGCGTTGATTGCCTCTGCGCCGCAAATGCAGCCGGGCATGCAGCGCGAAACACCGCTGTTGCAGGGCGATTTACCGAATCCGGCGAATCCGCCGTCCGGGTGTCGTTTCCACACCCGCTGTCCGTACGTCACCGATGAATGCCGCCAGGTCGAACCTATTACTCAGGTTCTGGACGGTGGACGCCAGGTCTCTTGCCATCGCTGGCAGGACATTAACCGCGATCGCAGTGTTATCCAGATAGCACCGCCATCCGCCGCCTTTTTGCGCCGCCGCGCGCTGTTTGAACATGCGGCATCACTCTCGTCTCTTCCAGCAAGGAACTCATGA